The Burkholderia cepacia genomic interval GACCGAGTTCTGCGTCGATTCGGCGGCACGCCGCGCAGCGCTGCTCGGCTACCGGACGACCGTCGTGTCCGACCTGCACACGACGAACGAGCGCACGCACCTGTCGGCGGCGCAGATCGTCGCGCATCATCATTTCGTATGGGAAAACAATTCGCTGTCGGGCAACCCGGTGACCCCGCGCCCGCTCGCGGACGTCCTCGCGACGGAGTTCGCATGACGATCAAGGCCGTGGTGTTCGATTTCGGCGGCGTGCTGATCGACTGGAGCCCCGAGTACCTTTACCGGGAACTGATTCCCGACGACGCCGAGCGTCGCTGGTTCTTCACGCATGTGTGCACGATGGACTGGGTGGTTCGCCAGGACGGCGGGCAGACGATCGAAGAGGGGACGGCCGAGCTCGTCGCGAAGTTTCCGGCGCACGAGGGGCTGATCCGCGCGTTCTATGCGCGCTGGCACGAGATGATCGGCGGCGTGCTCGACGAAGGCGCCGCGCTCGTCGACCGGCTCGACGCGCAGGGGATGCCGCTGTTCGGGCTGACGAACTGGTCCGCGCAGACGTTTCCGTATGCATGGGACAACTTCCCGGTGCTGCGGCGTTTCAGGGACATCGTCGTGTCGGGCCGTGTGAAGCTCGTGAAACCCGATCCGGCGATCTACCGCGAGATGCATGCGCGAATCGAGCCGCACTTGCCGGGCATCGCGCCGCACGAACTCGTGTTCATCGACGACAACGCGAAGAACGCCGCGGCCGCGACGGCGCTCGGCTGGCACGGCATTCATCACACGAGTGCGGCGGCGACCGAGGCTCGGCTGCGCGAACTGGGCGCGCTGGCGTAAGCGGCGGGCGCGCGGCTGTCGGACAAAAAAAGCGGGCGCATGGCCCGCTTTGTCGTTTTGCCGATCCGGGAGCCGTAACCCCCGGCCGCCCGGTCAGCGGCTGATCGGCTTGTAGCGCAGCCGCTTCGGCTTCGCGGCTTCCTCGCCGAGGCGCGCACGCTTGTCGGCTTCGTACTCCTGGTAATTGCCGTCGAAGAACGTGACCTGCGAATCGCCTTCGAACGCGAGGATGTGCGTCGCGATCCGGTCGAGGAACCAGCGATCGTGCGAGATCACCATCACCGAGCCCGCGAATTCGAGCAGCGCGTCTTCCAGCGCGCGCAGCGTTTCGACATCGAGGTCGTTCGACGGTTCGTCCAGCAGCAGCACGTTGCCGCCGGAGATCAGCGTCTTCGCGAGGTGCAGGCGGCCGCGTTCACCGCCGGACAGGTTGCCGACGATCTTCTGCTGGTCGCCGCCCTTGAAGTTGAAGCGGCCGATGTACGCACGCGACGGCGTTTCGTACTTGCCGACCGTCAGCACGTCGGCGCCGCCCGAGATTTCCTCGAACACCGTCTTCGTGCCGTCGAGCGCATCGCGGCTCTGGTCGACGTACGCGAGCTTCACGGTCGGCCCCATCACGACTTCGCCCGAATCCGGCTGTTCCTTGCCGGTCAGCATCTTGAACAGCGTCGACTTGCCGGCGCCGTTCGGGCCGATGATGCCGACGATCGCGCCGGCCGGAATCTTGAAGTTCAGGTTGTCGATCAGCAGGCGGTCGCCGAACGACTTGCTGACGTTCTTGAACTCGATCACTTCATTGCCGAGGCGGTCGCCGACCGGAATGAAGATTTCCTGCGTCTCGTTGCGCTTCTGGTATTCCTGGCTGTTCAGCTCCTCGAAGCGCGCGATACGCGCCTTCGACTTCGCCTGCCGGCCCTTCGGGTTCTGGCGCACCCACTCCAGTTCCTTCTTGATCGCCTTCTGGCGCGCCGATTCCGACGCTTCTTCCTGCTTCAGGCGCTCTTCCTTCTGGTCGAGCCAGCTGCTGTAGTTGCCCTTCCACGGAATGCCGTGGCCGCGGTCGAGTTCGAGAATCCACTCGGCCGCGTTGTCGAGGAAGTAGCGATCGTGGGTGACCGCGACGACGGTGCCCGGGAAGCGCACCAGGAATTGCTCGAGCCAGTCGACCGATTCCGCGTCGAGGTGGTTGGTCGGTTCGTCGAGCAGCAGCATGTCGGGTTTTTCGAGCAGCAGCTTGCACAGCGCGACGCGGCGCTTTTCACCGCCCGACAGGTGCTCGATCTTGGCGTCCCACGACGGCAGGCGCAGTGCGTCGGCCGCCACTTCGAGCTGCTGCTCGGGGCTGCCGCCGTCGCTCGACGCGAGGATCGCTTCGTACTTCGCCTGCTCGGCCGCGAGCGCGTCGAAGTCGGCGTCCGGCTCCGCGTACGCCGCGTAGATTTCCTCGAGCTTCTTGTTGGCCTGGAACAGGTCGCCGAGGCCTTCCTCGACGGCTTCGCGCACCGTCTTCGTCGGGTCGAGCTGCGGTTCCTGCGGCAGGTAGCCGATGTTCAGGTTCGGCATCGGCGTGGCTTCGCCTTCGATGTCCTTGTCGACGCCCGCCATGATGCGGATCAGCGTCGACTTGCCCGAGCCGTTCAGGCCGAGCACGCCGATCTTCGCGCCGGGAAAGAACGACAGCGAGATGTCCTTCAGGATCTGGCGCTTGGGCGGCACGATCTTGCCGACCCGGTTCATCGTGAAAACGTATTGGGCCATTTGGGTGTGAAAGTCAGAAGTTGAGACTGCCGCGCAGCGCGCGGGCGTGGCGGCGTCGGGTGATTCGGTACGGAGCGTGCCGCGCGCGGCGCGGCGGCGTCGCCGCGGGTTGGCGGCGCGAGCGGCTATTGTACTTCGCCGCCGGCCGGCGCTGGCGCGGCGCGGCCGTTTCGCGCGGTCAGAGCCACGCGGCGACGCCGCCGTGCCCCGAGCACGTGCCGCGCCGATGGCGGCTGAAGCTGTAGGTGCCGTCGCGGCAGCGCGCGCTCGCGCCTTCGGGTACGCGGCCCGATTTCGAATGCGCGGGTGCGTGCACGGTTTCGCCGTCGCGGTTGCGATACGTGTCGTGACGGTCGAGATCGGCTTCGTTGCCGTAGGTCTGTGGCGCGCGATAGGCGAGCGCGTGGTGCGGGGCGACGGCGGCGCACGCGATCAGCAGCGCGATCGACAGTCGCGCGAGCCGCGTGGCGTGCGGGGTGTGCAAGGCGGGCAAGGGCATGGTCTCTCTCGGTTCTTGGTATCGGGCGTGCGACGGCGGCGGCCCGCGCGCGCCAGCATGGTAGCCGAGGCGGCGCGTTTGTTGCATCGGTTCCCGTCGATGCAACAAGTGGTTCCATCGAAATTCTTCAATTGGTTCTTAGTGAAGAACCGTTTGGTGCTTACACTCCTTCGCTTCGAAGGCAGCTGAACACAATGCCGACGGAAGGGCGTCGCGATGCGTCTGTACGCATCGCACCCGCAGTTTCGCAGACCTGCGCGGCGCACCCTGACCGAGCGGCCGGGAATCCGGCCTCGGGCCGACGTGCGCCGCACGCCGCGCCGAGTCCGGATCGATAACGACAATCCCCAGCGCCGCCTTCAAGCGATACCCGGTCAAGCCGGAACCGTTTTTTGGAGAGAGACAGATGAGTGGAAGCAACACAGGCCTCGGTACGGGCCTGAAGCAGCGGCACGTGACGATGATGTCGATTGCCGGCGTGATCGGCGCGGGCCTGTTCGTCGGCTCCGGCCACGCGATCGCGGAAGCCGGCCCGGCGTCGATCCTCGCGTATGCGATCGCGGGCGTGCTGGTCGTGCTGGTGATGCGCATGCTCGGCGAGATGGCCGTCGCGCATCCGGACAGCGGTTCGTTCTCCACCTATGCCGATCGCGCGATCGGCCACTGGGCCGGTTTCTCGATCGGCTGGCTGTACTGGTGGTTCTGGGTGCTCGTGATCCCGATCGAGGCGACCGCCGCCGCGACCATTCTCAATGCATGGTTCCCCGGCGTCGCAACCTGGGTCTTCGCGCTCGGCATCACGCTGGTGCTGACGGTGACCAACCTCTTCTCGGTCAAGAACTACGGCGAATTCGAGTTCTGGTTCGCGCTGATCAAGGTCGTCGCGATCGTCGTGTTCCTGTGCATCGGCGGCGCGGCGATCGTCGGCATCATTCCCGCCCCCGCCGTGTCGGGCGTATCGAACCTGTTCGTGCATGACGGCTTCATGCCGCACGGTGCCGGTGCGGTGCTCGCGGCGATGCTGACGACGATGTTCTCGTTTCTCGGCACCGAGATCGTGACGATCGCGGCCGCCGAATCGGACAACCCGCAACGCCAGATCGTGCGCGCGACCAACTCGGTGATCTGGCGCATCACGCTGTTCTACCTCGGCTCGATTCTCGTCGTCGCGGCGATCGTGCCGTGGAACGATCCGCTGCTGCCGAAGCACGGTTCGTATCAGCGCGCGATGGAGCTGATCGGCATCCCGAACGCGAAGGCGATCATCGACGTGATCGTGCTCGTGTCGGTCGCGAGCTGCCTGAATTCGGCGTTGTATACCGCGTCGCGGATGCTGTTCTCGCTGTCGAAGCGCAAGGACGCACCCGCATTTCTGCACCGCACGGATTCGACCGGCACGCCGCGCGCGGCCGTGCTCGCATCGACCGCGTTCGGCTTCCTGACCGTGATCGCGAACTACCTGATGCCGGAACAGGTGTTCGGCTTCCTGCTGGCGACGTCGGGCGCGATCGCGCTGCTCGTGTATCTCGTGATCGCGATCTCGCAGCTGCGGATGCGCAGGACGCTCGAATCGAGCGGCGCGGACCTGACGCTGCGGATGTGGCTGTTCCCGTGGCTCACTTGGCTGGTGATCCTGTTCATCTGCGGCACGCTGACCGTGATGCTCGTGAGTGAGGATCACCGGATGGAAGTGGGTGCGACGGCCGTGCTGGCGTTGATCGTGCTGGCCGCGTCGTGGCTCAACCGGCGGGCGCGGGTGGCGCGCGAGCCGGCGGGGAAGGTGTCGGCGAGCCTGCGGTAAGGGGCGTGGCCCCGGCGGGAGCCGGGGCAAGCCTGCGCCGGGCGGCCCGGCGGCGTTATTGTGTCCGTTTCAGGAATACGACATTGGGCTGAGCGCCCGGTATGGGACCGCTCGGATAGTAGCCGCACTTCGACGGATCGGTGGTATAGCCAATCGGTTGCCAGTTGGCCGGCCACGAAAAACTCCAGCAGGCCGAGATGGTCGAGCCCACGGGCATGTTATTGAAATACGTCATTTCCTGCCAATTGGGACCCGGCAGTCCGCCGGGCGGAATGCATTGTGGATTATTGAGCTGATTGGTGATGATCCAGCCCGATGCGATCTGGGTGGGAAAGCCGGCGGAAACGTGCGTGCGGTAATTATAAAAACACGCGGATACGGTCGGCGCGCCGTTCTGCCCGACACCCGGCGTCAGGCCGACCGCCGCGGGATCGGGAATCCCGGGGAGGGATTGCGCGTACAGCGGCCCTGCATGCATGCACAACACGGCCAGCGCGACTGAAGCACCTCGGAATGGGTTGTGATGATTTTTCATTGGTCAGCCCCTTATATGATTGTGATTGATCGTATAAAGCGACTTCAGCGCCTCTGATTATTTTGTTTTGGTATGGGAGGCGAGTCATTGTACTGGTGGGATCTTTTTTAAAACATCTGATTTTTTTTGATTGAATTGGTTGTTCTTGTGGCGTTGACGCTTTTGAAAATGAATCGAATGACATCGGCGATGGCGATAGTGAACAAAATCGAAATAATCGGATAACCCGCTGCGCAAGTCTTCGGATGCGTGGCGATGTTTTCGCCTGTCGCCGGGCGCATGGGGCCGGGTTGTCGAAGACTGCGGATGGCGGGGGCTGTTCGGCGCGATACGAGCGCCTTTCCCGCGAAGGGATCGCGCGATCGTGGGGCCGCTCCGGCGTCGAAGGCGTGTCGCGTGGAGGATCACTTTCACTATGAGGCAGGCTGGCGAAAGGTCACGGAGGCGTCGGAGGCGACGTGTCACGCCATTCCACCGGATCGGGAGCGGCTTGCGGACATCTGATGAATTTCGGCGTTACAGGAACGACATCGTCCGCGATCGGACAGGGAGCCCAAGCGGGCACCGCGAATCAATCTCATTCGCCGGCGGCCCATCCATCCACCTTTCGCACAATGCCCGACATATTGGAGCCGCTGAAGCCGACCAGCCACTTGTTCAGCGGCGCGCGCGTTATTCAAAGACAAGCGGCCGAGCACGGTGCCGTTGTCAGCGAGAACAGCGTTGCGCGGATCGGTCGCGAACTCGGCGCGGACGCGAATCTCTGCTATCCCAACATCAGCTCTTGCCTGACGGTAACCGGCCTTTCCAGGCAAGGCAGCCTTCGCGGTGCGCATCTGTCGACGCCGTTCGGTCTCAAGAACGACGACATGGCAACCCTGGCGAAGGCGATCGGCGCGGCAGGCTGCGACAAGTTCGTGGTGGCGGGGCCGATCAAGGACATCAAGGCGCGCACGGACGAGGGCGAATGCAATTCCCGGAAAGAGATCGAAGCGCAGCTGAAAGCATTCTCGTCGGACGCGGAAGTCCGCTTTCTGGATACGAGCAAGCGCCAGGCGCCCTATAACATCTACGTCCGGCGCGAACGCCAGGCATCGGGCGAAACGCTCAAGCTGCATATCGTCGACCAATCCGCAGCGCGCGGCGTCGCGGGAGTCGTGACGGCTCCCGTTCCGAACGATGCCTCGCTGCCCGCCAACGCGGAGGCCATTCCCGACAAGCAAGTCGTCCAAAGGGAGGCGTCGTGGTGGAAGCGGGCCTGAACGCCGCGCTTCTCGAAGGCGACGGCCGCGCCGCAACAAAAAAGCCCGCGACCACCGTGGGCCGCGGGCTTGCAGGAGACGGGCCGGCCGATGCCGGCCGTTCGCTCAGACGTTGAACAGGAAGTTCATCACATCCCCGTCGTGCACGACATATTCCTTCCCTTCGGCGCGCATCTTGCCGGCTTCCTTCGCACCTTGCTCGCCCTTGTACGTGATGAAGTCGTCGAACGCGATCGTCTGCGCACGGATGAAGCCGCGCTCGAAGTCGGTGTGGATCACGCCGGCCGCCTGCGGTGCCGTGTCGCCGATATGGATCGTCCACGCGCGCACTTCCTTCACGCCGGCGGTGAAGTAGGTCTGCAGGCCGAGCAGCTTGAAGCCCGCGCGGATCACGCGGTCGAGGCCCGGCTCTTCCATGCCCATGTCGGCGAGGAACGCTTCCTTGTCGGCATCGTCGAGATCGGCGATTTCCGCCTCGATCGCCGCGCACACGGCGACCACCGGCGCATTCTCGCTTTCCGCGTACTTGCGCACCGCATCGAGGTGCGGGTTGTTCTCGAAACCGTCGTCCTTCACGTTGGCCACGTACATCGCCGGCTTCGCGGTGATCAGGCAGAACGGCTTGAGCAGCGCCTCTTCGTCGTCCGACAGCGCGAGGCCGCGCACGGCCTTGCCCTGGTCGAGCTGCGCGCGCACCTTCTCGAGCACCGCGACGAGCTTCGCCGCTTCCTTGTCGTTACCCGACTTCGCAGCCTTCGAATAGCGCGTGAGCGCCTTCTCGACGGTGCCGAGGTCGGCAAGCGCGAGTTCGGTATTGATCACTTCGATGTCGTCGATCGGGCTGACCTTGCCGGCGACGTGAATGACGTTCTCGTCCTCGAAGCAGCGCACGACGTGCGTGATTGCATCGGTTTCGCGAATGTTGGCGAGGAACTGGTTGCCGAGGCCTTCACCCTTGCTCGCGCCTGCGACGAGGCCCGCGATGTCGACGAACTCGACGACGGCCGGCACGACACGCTCCGGCTTGACGACCTCGGAGAGCGCCTTCAGGCGCGTGTCGGGCACTTCGACGATGCCGACGTTCGGCTCGATCGTGCAGAACGGGTAGTTCTCGGCGGCGATGCCGGCCTTGGTCAGCGCATTGAACAGGGTGGACTTGCCGACGTTGGGCAAGCCGACGATGCCGCATTTGAGACTCATGGAATCCTTCGGACGGGTAAGGCGGCGCGGCCGGACAGGGCGCGGCGGCGCGGGACAAGGGGGCGGCCGTCGCATCGCGCGACGAGCCGGCGTTCAAAGGCCCTATTGTACCGTGCCGCCGCGCCGGTTTCCGGGCGTCGGCCGAACGGACGACGCCGTGCGGCCGACCGCGGCGGCGCTATCCAGCGATTCCCCTGATTTCCCGCAAAGTCCGGCCGCGTAAGGGTTTGGCCCCGCGGCTATAATGCCCGCCATGACTGCCCACCACTCCTTCGACGTCGCCGTGGTCGGCGGCGGGCTCGTCGGCAAGACGGCCGCGCTCGCACTGACCCAGTCCGGCTACAAGACTGCCTTGCTCGCCCAGCCGGCCACGCCGCGCCCCGCCGATCTCGCGTTCGACACGCGCGTCTACGCGCTGTCCTCCAGTTCGCAGGCCTTGCTCGAGCGGCTGCGGGTCTGGCAGGCGCTCGACCATGGCCGCCTCGCGCCGGTCTACGACATGCGCGTGTACGGCGACGCGCACGCGGAACTGCATTTCTCCGCGTACCAGGCGTCCGTGCCGCAGCTCGCGTGGATCGCCGAATCGTCGCTGGTCGAGGCGTCGCTCGACGCCGCGCTGCGGTTCCAGCCGAACCTCACGTGGTTCGAGGCGCGCGCGCAGGGCTTCGACGTACACGACGACGCAGCCGTGCTCACGCTGTCGTCGGGGCAGGTGCTGGAAGCGGACCTCGTCGTCGGCGCGGACGGCGCGCATTCGTGGGTGCGCTCGCAAATGGGGGCCAAAGTCGAACGGCGCGATTACCGGCAAACCGGTGTCGTCGCGAACTTCAAGGCGTCGCTGCCGCATCGCGAGACGGCCTATCAATGGTTCCACGAAGGCGAGATCGTCGCGCTGCTGCCGCTGCCGGACGGTCATGTGTCGCTCGTCTGGTCCGCGCACACCGCGCATGCGGACGAATTGCTCGCACTCGATCCGGCGCAGCTCGCGGCGGAGGTCGAGCGCGTATCGCATGGCCAGGTCGGCACCCTCGACTGCGTGACGCCGGCCGCCGGCTTCCCGCTGGCGCTGCAGACGGTCGACAAGCTGATCGCGCCGCGCGTCGCGCTCGTCGGAGATGCCGCGCACCTGATCCACCCGCTCGCGGGACAGGGGATGAACCTCGGGCTGCGCGACGTGGCGGCGCTTGCCGACGCGATCGCAGGCAAGGAAAGCTTCCGCAACCTCGGCGATACGGTGCTGCTGCGCCGCTACGAGCGTTCGCGCCGCGAGGACATCCGCGCGCTGATGGTCGCAACCGACGGCCTGCAGCGGCTGTTCGCGGTGCCGGGCTCGCTCGCGAAGGCCGTGCGCAATGCGGGCATGGCGTTCGTCGGTGCGCAGCCGCTCGTGAAACGCTGGCTCGTGTCGGCCGCGCTCGGCTGATCGAACCTTCGGCTGCATCGCCGGTCGGACACGGTTCCGTTACGGCGTACACTGTGCCGTGAACACCGATTGAGCTGAAGGAAGATTTCAATGAAAAAAACGATCCGCATCGCGTCGCTGGCGCTGGCCGTCACGATGGCGACGCTCGGCTGCACCGCGCAGGCCGACCAGACCACCGACAAGCTGAAAGCCACGCTGCAGGCCCGCCTCGGCAACGACGCGCCGATCAAGAGCGTGTCGAAATCACCGGTCGCGGGCCTGTACGAAGTGAACCTCGGCTCGCAGATCATCTATAGCGATGCGGCGGGCGACTACGTGCTGCTCGGCGATCTCGTCGACACCAAGACGCACAAGAACCTGACCGACGCGCGCCTGTCCGAAATCAACAAGATCGACTTCGCGAGCCTGCCGTTCGCGAATGCGATCAAGGTCGTCAAGGGCAACGGCGCCCGCAAGATCGCAGTGTTCTCCGATCCGAACTGCCCGTACTGCAAGAAGCTCGAGACGACGCTGCAGTCGGTCGACAACGTGACCGTCTACACGTTCCTGTACCCGGTGCTGTCGCCGGATTCGACCGCCAAGTCGAAGGCGATCTGGTGTGCGACCGACCGCGCGAAAACGTGGCAGAGCTGGATGCTCGACCATCGCGCGCCGGCGAACGCCGCGAGCTGCGACACGAGCGCGCTCGACAAGAACCTTGCGCTCGGCCGCGGGATGAACGTCACGGGCACGCCGACGATCTTCCTGCCGGACGGCCGCCGCCTGCCGGGTGCCGTGTCGGCCGACCAGCTCAACCAGGCGCTCGCGTCGAGCAAGTAACCGATTGATGCGCCGGGCCGCCAGGCCCGGCCGGCGCGAGGGGCGCACGGGGTTCCCGCCCGGCGCCTCTCGTCGTTTCTGACGCCGCCTCCCCGACCGATTCCCACGATGAAAACGCCGATCCGCTATTCGATTGTCCCGAAAGATCTTGCCGCGCACCTGTTCGAAGTGTCGGTGACGGTCACCGATCCCGACCCCGAAGGCCAGCGCTTTTCGCTGCCGGTGTGGATTCCGGGCAGCTACCTCGTGCGCGAGTTCGCGCGCAACATCGTGACGCTCGGCGCATTCAACGACGCGGGCCGCAAGGTGCGGATCGCAAAGACCGACAAGCGCAGCTGGCAGGCCGCGCCGGTGAAGGGTGCATTGACGCTGCGCTACGACGTGTACGCGTGGGACCTGTCGGTGCGCTCCGCGTATCTCGACGAATCGGGCGGCTTCTTCAACGCGACGGCCGTGTTCCTGAGCGTCGCCGGCCGCGAGGACGCGCCGTGTGAAGTCGCCATCGGGAAGCCGGCCGGCGCGGCGTTCCGCGCGTGGCGCGTCGGCACCGCGTTGCCCGAGGCGCGCGGCACGAAGCGCTACGGGTTCGGCGCGTACCGCGCATCGAATTACGACGAGCTTTCCGACCATCCGGTGACGATCGGCGAATTCGCGCTGGCAACGTTCGATGCGCACGGCGTGCCGCACGACATCGTGATCGTGGGGCGTGTGACGCAGCTCGACATCGAGCGCCTGCGCACCGACCTGAAACGCGTGTGCGAAGCACAGATCGCGCTGTTCGAGCCGAAATCGAAGAAGGCGCCGATGGACCGTTACGTGTTCATGACGCTTGCGGTCAGCGACGGTTACGGCGGCCTCGAGCATCGCGCGTCGACCGCGCTGATCTGCAACCGTACCGACCTGCCGGTGAAGGGGCGACCCGAAACGACGGAAGGCTATCGCACGTACCTCGGTCTCTGCAGCCACGAATACTTCCATACCTGGAACGTGAAGCGCATCAAGCCGGCGGCGTTCGTACCGTACGACCTGACGCGCGAGAATTACACGTCGCTGCTGTGGCTGTTCGAAGGCTTCACGTCGTATTACGACGACTTGATGCTGGTGCGCAGCGGGCTGATGTCGCAGGACGAATATTTCGCGGCGCTCGGCCGCACGGTCGGCGGTGTGCTGCGCGGCACGGGCCGGCTCAAGCAAAGCGTCGCGGAAAGCTCGTTCGACGCGTGGATCAAGTACTACCGCCAGGACGAGAACGCGACCAACGCGATCGTCAGCTATTACACGAAGGGTTCGCTGGTCGCGCTCGCGTTCGACCTCGCGATCCGGGCGCAGACGCGCAACCGGAAATCGCTCGACGACGTGATGCGCCTGCTGTG includes:
- a CDS encoding HAD family hydrolase; this encodes MTIKAVVFDFGGVLIDWSPEYLYRELIPDDAERRWFFTHVCTMDWVVRQDGGQTIEEGTAELVAKFPAHEGLIRAFYARWHEMIGGVLDEGAALVDRLDAQGMPLFGLTNWSAQTFPYAWDNFPVLRRFRDIVVSGRVKLVKPDPAIYREMHARIEPHLPGIAPHELVFIDDNAKNAAAATALGWHGIHHTSAAATEARLRELGALA
- the ettA gene encoding energy-dependent translational throttle protein EttA, coding for MAQYVFTMNRVGKIVPPKRQILKDISLSFFPGAKIGVLGLNGSGKSTLIRIMAGVDKDIEGEATPMPNLNIGYLPQEPQLDPTKTVREAVEEGLGDLFQANKKLEEIYAAYAEPDADFDALAAEQAKYEAILASSDGGSPEQQLEVAADALRLPSWDAKIEHLSGGEKRRVALCKLLLEKPDMLLLDEPTNHLDAESVDWLEQFLVRFPGTVVAVTHDRYFLDNAAEWILELDRGHGIPWKGNYSSWLDQKEERLKQEEASESARQKAIKKELEWVRQNPKGRQAKSKARIARFEELNSQEYQKRNETQEIFIPVGDRLGNEVIEFKNVSKSFGDRLLIDNLNFKIPAGAIVGIIGPNGAGKSTLFKMLTGKEQPDSGEVVMGPTVKLAYVDQSRDALDGTKTVFEEISGGADVLTVGKYETPSRAYIGRFNFKGGDQQKIVGNLSGGERGRLHLAKTLISGGNVLLLDEPSNDLDVETLRALEDALLEFAGSVMVISHDRWFLDRIATHILAFEGDSQVTFFDGNYQEYEADKRARLGEEAAKPKRLRYKPISR
- a CDS encoding DUF3761 domain-containing protein, which translates into the protein MPLPALHTPHATRLARLSIALLIACAAVAPHHALAYRAPQTYGNEADLDRHDTYRNRDGETVHAPAHSKSGRVPEGASARCRDGTYSFSRHRRGTCSGHGGVAAWL
- the gabP gene encoding GABA permease; this encodes MSGSNTGLGTGLKQRHVTMMSIAGVIGAGLFVGSGHAIAEAGPASILAYAIAGVLVVLVMRMLGEMAVAHPDSGSFSTYADRAIGHWAGFSIGWLYWWFWVLVIPIEATAAATILNAWFPGVATWVFALGITLVLTVTNLFSVKNYGEFEFWFALIKVVAIVVFLCIGGAAIVGIIPAPAVSGVSNLFVHDGFMPHGAGAVLAAMLTTMFSFLGTEIVTIAAAESDNPQRQIVRATNSVIWRITLFYLGSILVVAAIVPWNDPLLPKHGSYQRAMELIGIPNAKAIIDVIVLVSVASCLNSALYTASRMLFSLSKRKDAPAFLHRTDSTGTPRAAVLASTAFGFLTVIANYLMPEQVFGFLLATSGAIALLVYLVIAISQLRMRRTLESSGADLTLRMWLFPWLTWLVILFICGTLTVMLVSEDHRMEVGATAVLALIVLAASWLNRRARVAREPAGKVSASLR
- the ychF gene encoding redox-regulated ATPase YchF; translation: MSLKCGIVGLPNVGKSTLFNALTKAGIAAENYPFCTIEPNVGIVEVPDTRLKALSEVVKPERVVPAVVEFVDIAGLVAGASKGEGLGNQFLANIRETDAITHVVRCFEDENVIHVAGKVSPIDDIEVINTELALADLGTVEKALTRYSKAAKSGNDKEAAKLVAVLEKVRAQLDQGKAVRGLALSDDEEALLKPFCLITAKPAMYVANVKDDGFENNPHLDAVRKYAESENAPVVAVCAAIEAEIADLDDADKEAFLADMGMEEPGLDRVIRAGFKLLGLQTYFTAGVKEVRAWTIHIGDTAPQAAGVIHTDFERGFIRAQTIAFDDFITYKGEQGAKEAGKMRAEGKEYVVHDGDVMNFLFNV
- a CDS encoding UbiH/UbiF family hydroxylase, with the protein product MPAMTAHHSFDVAVVGGGLVGKTAALALTQSGYKTALLAQPATPRPADLAFDTRVYALSSSSQALLERLRVWQALDHGRLAPVYDMRVYGDAHAELHFSAYQASVPQLAWIAESSLVEASLDAALRFQPNLTWFEARAQGFDVHDDAAVLTLSSGQVLEADLVVGADGAHSWVRSQMGAKVERRDYRQTGVVANFKASLPHRETAYQWFHEGEIVALLPLPDGHVSLVWSAHTAHADELLALDPAQLAAEVERVSHGQVGTLDCVTPAAGFPLALQTVDKLIAPRVALVGDAAHLIHPLAGQGMNLGLRDVAALADAIAGKESFRNLGDTVLLRRYERSRREDIRALMVATDGLQRLFAVPGSLAKAVRNAGMAFVGAQPLVKRWLVSAALG
- a CDS encoding DsbC family protein, producing the protein MKKTIRIASLALAVTMATLGCTAQADQTTDKLKATLQARLGNDAPIKSVSKSPVAGLYEVNLGSQIIYSDAAGDYVLLGDLVDTKTHKNLTDARLSEINKIDFASLPFANAIKVVKGNGARKIAVFSDPNCPYCKKLETTLQSVDNVTVYTFLYPVLSPDSTAKSKAIWCATDRAKTWQSWMLDHRAPANAASCDTSALDKNLALGRGMNVTGTPTIFLPDGRRLPGAVSADQLNQALASSK
- a CDS encoding M61 family metallopeptidase codes for the protein MKTPIRYSIVPKDLAAHLFEVSVTVTDPDPEGQRFSLPVWIPGSYLVREFARNIVTLGAFNDAGRKVRIAKTDKRSWQAAPVKGALTLRYDVYAWDLSVRSAYLDESGGFFNATAVFLSVAGREDAPCEVAIGKPAGAAFRAWRVGTALPEARGTKRYGFGAYRASNYDELSDHPVTIGEFALATFDAHGVPHDIVIVGRVTQLDIERLRTDLKRVCEAQIALFEPKSKKAPMDRYVFMTLAVSDGYGGLEHRASTALICNRTDLPVKGRPETTEGYRTYLGLCSHEYFHTWNVKRIKPAAFVPYDLTRENYTSLLWLFEGFTSYYDDLMLVRSGLMSQDEYFAALGRTVGGVLRGTGRLKQSVAESSFDAWIKYYRQDENATNAIVSYYTKGSLVALAFDLAIRAQTRNRKSLDDVMRLLWQRYGRDFYRGKQAGVKENEVEALIEAATGVALGRLFTDAVHGTRDLPLAELLAPFGVTLAPDVANGAAAKPTIGARLRGGADCTFAAVYEGGAAHRAGLSAGDTLIAVDGLRVTGTNLDALLARYRPGDKVEVHAFRRDELRTAKLKLDGPEVTRYRLTAAAKPAAVSKAREAWLKG